In Mangrovivirga cuniculi, the following proteins share a genomic window:
- a CDS encoding AlbA family DNA-binding domain-containing protein has translation MDFKTLKNLVRQGEGQHIEFKKKVNHPEKIVREMVAFANSTGGKVLIGVSDEKEISGLKYPDEDIYEMEGAIKKLIRPQLSFTLETIVTRDQKTILSYDIQESRKKPHYALEKPGQKFGRAYVRVDDRSIQASREVLEIIRKQSQQRDVWFEYGENERILLNYLAEFNEITLKGYMREAGLPKVPASKILVTLVLAGVLEVYPSDKEDVFKLADQKLANEKALK, from the coding sequence ATGGACTTTAAGACGTTGAAAAACCTTGTCCGGCAGGGAGAAGGTCAGCATATTGAATTCAAGAAAAAAGTTAACCATCCTGAAAAAATTGTTCGGGAAATGGTGGCTTTCGCTAATTCTACAGGAGGAAAAGTACTCATTGGTGTCTCAGATGAAAAAGAAATCAGTGGATTAAAATATCCGGATGAAGATATTTACGAAATGGAAGGAGCTATAAAAAAGCTTATCCGCCCACAGCTTTCTTTTACCCTGGAGACAATCGTCACAAGAGATCAAAAAACAATCCTTTCCTATGACATCCAGGAAAGCAGGAAAAAACCCCACTATGCCCTAGAGAAACCAGGACAAAAATTTGGCAGAGCATATGTCAGAGTTGATGACCGTAGCATACAGGCCAGCAGAGAGGTTCTCGAAATCATCCGCAAACAAAGCCAGCAAAGAGATGTATGGTTTGAGTATGGTGAGAATGAGCGAATTTTATTGAATTATTTAGCAGAATTTAATGAAATCACACTTAAAGGATATATGAGAGAAGCCGGTTTACCCAAAGTGCCGGCTTCCAAAATTTTAGTAACTCTTGTGCTCGCAGGGGTCCTGGAGGTCTATCCTTCTGATAAAGAGGATGTTTTCAAATTAGCTGACCAAAAACTGGCTAACGAGAAAGCCCTTAAATAA
- a CDS encoding glycoside hydrolase family 3 N-terminal domain-containing protein, translating to MSKKFRLYFLLSLLTIFFTKAQDPLAADDVQAQDKWVDSVFNSLSPDQRIGQLFMVAAYSNKGQSHQQYLDKLVEENHIGGLITMQGGPGRQINMLNRLQEKANVPLLIGADYEWGLSMRLDSTFTFPKQMTIGALRQNQHIYDMGAEIAHQCQTVGVHINFAPVSDINNNPANPVIGKRAFGEDRVNVALKSMTYMKGLQDNKIIATAKHFPGHGDTDKDSHLTLPVIKHNMYRLDSVELFPFKLLINEGAQGVMVAHLQVPELEASLNTPTTLSKNTVTNLLKEELKFNGLIITDALNMQGVAKFYQPGEVEVKALQAGNDVLLFSEDVSIGVEKIKEAIKKGALSEERINYSVKKILKAKYLVGLNDYKPANMDNLEKKLFSSEAIKVRRRIYSGAMTVASNDKGSIPVKQLENKKIASLVVGPSRKNTFQKYLSKYAQVDHYQLPENGRGNTLFSGLKNELTQYDIVIIGYHDINDRSRSNFGVYPDHLELIKSIAKETKVILTVFGTPYSLKLFEDFESVLCAYENNSITQEIAPQIIFGAMEAEGRLPVTASSKFIQGIGLNSATLNRLGFDIPENAGMDSRVLTKIDDIAEEAIQTQATPGCQVLVAKNGKIVYEKAYGYMTYDSLTPVTTETVYDIASVTKVVATLQAVMLLHDYGLIDINAKLSRYLPELKDTNKGNIIIKDLLSHQAGLKSYIPYWVKTMNNNRLIPELYTDRPNEEFPLLISDRIYGHKSLPDSVWQWTIQSDMRKKKMVGMITNIVTSHSYSCTGWLRQ from the coding sequence ATGAGCAAAAAGTTCCGATTGTATTTTTTATTAAGTCTGCTAACTATTTTTTTTACCAAAGCCCAGGATCCTCTTGCGGCCGACGATGTTCAGGCACAGGATAAATGGGTTGACAGTGTTTTTAACAGCCTTTCTCCTGACCAGAGGATCGGTCAGCTTTTCATGGTTGCTGCCTATTCCAATAAAGGACAAAGTCATCAGCAATATCTGGATAAGCTGGTAGAAGAAAATCATATCGGTGGACTAATAACTATGCAAGGTGGTCCTGGCAGGCAAATCAATATGCTCAATAGACTGCAGGAAAAAGCAAATGTACCTTTGCTTATAGGAGCCGATTATGAATGGGGGCTCAGCATGCGTCTTGATTCGACTTTCACCTTCCCTAAGCAGATGACCATTGGTGCTTTACGTCAAAATCAGCATATATACGATATGGGTGCAGAAATTGCCCATCAATGTCAGACAGTTGGTGTTCATATAAATTTTGCTCCTGTTTCAGATATAAATAACAATCCGGCTAACCCTGTGATAGGCAAAAGAGCTTTTGGTGAAGACAGGGTGAATGTTGCACTTAAAAGTATGACCTACATGAAGGGTCTTCAGGATAATAAAATCATCGCTACAGCCAAACACTTCCCCGGCCATGGCGATACGGATAAAGACTCACATCTGACCCTGCCTGTAATTAAACACAACATGTATCGGTTAGATAGTGTTGAGCTTTTTCCTTTCAAATTACTAATTAACGAAGGTGCACAAGGTGTGATGGTTGCCCATTTGCAAGTACCGGAACTGGAAGCATCTCTTAATACACCAACTACCCTTTCTAAAAACACGGTTACAAACCTTCTAAAAGAAGAATTAAAATTCAATGGGTTGATAATAACCGATGCGTTGAACATGCAGGGAGTCGCTAAATTTTATCAGCCCGGTGAAGTGGAAGTTAAAGCACTTCAAGCAGGAAATGATGTTCTTTTATTCTCAGAAGATGTCTCTATAGGAGTTGAAAAGATCAAAGAAGCAATCAAAAAAGGAGCGTTATCTGAGGAAAGAATTAATTATAGTGTTAAAAAAATTCTCAAGGCTAAATACCTGGTTGGTTTAAATGATTACAAACCAGCCAACATGGACAATCTGGAAAAGAAACTTTTCAGTAGTGAAGCAATTAAAGTTCGCAGGAGAATTTATTCAGGAGCGATGACGGTAGCTTCTAATGATAAAGGAAGTATCCCGGTTAAACAACTTGAAAATAAAAAGATCGCTTCTTTGGTGGTCGGCCCTTCGAGAAAAAACACATTCCAGAAATATTTATCTAAATATGCCCAGGTAGACCACTATCAATTACCTGAAAATGGAAGAGGAAATACTCTTTTTAGTGGTTTGAAGAACGAACTCACTCAATATGATATCGTAATTATCGGGTACCACGACATCAACGATAGAAGTCGGTCAAATTTTGGTGTATATCCTGACCACCTTGAGTTAATAAAAAGTATTGCAAAAGAAACAAAGGTGATCCTGACTGTCTTTGGCACACCCTATTCACTTAAGCTCTTTGAAGACTTCGAAAGTGTGCTATGCGCTTATGAAAACAATTCGATTACCCAGGAAATAGCACCACAAATAATATTTGGAGCAATGGAGGCTGAAGGAAGATTACCGGTCACTGCTTCTTCCAAGTTTATCCAGGGAATTGGTCTGAATTCCGCTACACTCAACAGACTGGGATTTGATATTCCTGAAAATGCCGGGATGGACTCAAGGGTCCTGACAAAAATAGATGATATCGCTGAAGAAGCTATTCAAACCCAGGCAACTCCAGGATGCCAGGTACTTGTAGCAAAAAACGGCAAAATCGTTTATGAAAAAGCATATGGATACATGACCTACGACTCCTTAACACCTGTTACTACAGAAACAGTATATGATATTGCTTCTGTGACCAAGGTAGTCGCTACACTTCAGGCTGTAATGTTGCTTCACGATTATGGACTGATTGATATTAATGCGAAATTATCAAGATATTTACCCGAATTAAAAGATACCAACAAAGGCAATATCATAATAAAAGACCTGCTCTCTCACCAGGCAGGCCTGAAATCCTATATTCCTTATTGGGTAAAGACAATGAATAATAACAGGTTGATACCTGAACTTTATACAGACCGGCCTAATGAAGAATTTCCTTTATTGATATCAGACAGGATATATGGTCATAAATCTTTACCAGATAGTGTCTGGCAATGGACTATACAGTCTGATATGAGAAAGAAAAAAATGGTCGGTATGATTACAAATATAGTGACCTCACATTCATATTCATGCACCGGCTGGTTGAGACAATAA
- a CDS encoding vWA domain-containing protein: MLGYRFSDYKPDPQQGGKKFDQLLKIFLELMVYTSGDVSEALNWMNNLDKHHNLTDDEYGMGDFIEDLRKKSYITEDNQSGKIELTGKSEQSIRKNALEEIFGKLKKSGSGNHHTPHSGQGDERGTDKREFRFGDTPDQIDFTGSFRNAQINHGFGDIMLTEGDLEVVENEYKTQTSTVLMIDISHSMILYGEDRITPAKKVAMALAELITTKYKKDTLDIIVFGNDAWQIEIKDLPYLQVGPYHTNTVAGLELAMDILRRRKNRNKQIFMITDGKPTCLKVGVKYYKNSFGLDKKILNKTLDLAVQCRKINIPITTFMIASDPWLQEFVREFTMANQGNAYYSSLKGLGDLIFEDYRRNKRKQF, translated from the coding sequence ATGCTAGGATATCGATTTTCTGACTATAAACCTGATCCTCAGCAAGGGGGTAAAAAATTCGATCAGCTTTTAAAGATCTTTTTAGAATTGATGGTTTATACCTCCGGTGATGTTTCAGAAGCCCTTAATTGGATGAATAATCTGGACAAGCATCACAATCTCACCGATGATGAATACGGTATGGGCGATTTTATAGAAGACCTCAGGAAAAAAAGCTATATCACGGAAGATAATCAATCAGGAAAAATTGAATTAACAGGCAAATCTGAACAATCCATAAGAAAAAATGCCCTTGAGGAAATTTTCGGGAAACTGAAAAAAAGTGGTAGCGGAAATCATCACACTCCACATAGCGGCCAGGGAGATGAAAGAGGAACAGACAAAAGAGAATTTCGGTTTGGCGACACACCTGATCAAATTGATTTTACAGGGTCATTCAGAAATGCTCAAATTAATCATGGTTTCGGTGACATCATGCTAACAGAGGGTGACCTCGAGGTGGTAGAAAATGAGTATAAAACTCAAACCTCCACAGTCCTTATGATCGATATATCCCATTCAATGATTTTATATGGAGAAGATCGAATCACACCGGCCAAAAAAGTAGCAATGGCTTTAGCCGAGCTGATCACAACCAAATATAAAAAAGACACGCTTGATATTATTGTATTTGGAAATGATGCCTGGCAAATTGAAATTAAGGATCTCCCTTATCTACAGGTAGGTCCCTACCACACCAATACCGTTGCAGGACTTGAGCTGGCAATGGATATTCTCAGAAGAAGGAAGAATAGGAATAAACAGATTTTTATGATTACCGATGGTAAGCCTACCTGTCTGAAAGTTGGTGTCAAATACTATAAAAATAGTTTTGGTCTCGATAAAAAGATTCTTAACAAAACATTGGACCTCGCTGTACAATGTAGAAAAATAAATATTCCGATCACCACATTTATGATCGCTTCAGATCCATGGCTTCAGGAGTTTGTCAGAGAATTTACAATGGCAAACCAGGGTAACGCATATTACTCGAGCCTCAAAGGATTGGGTGACCTGATTTTTGAGGATTATAGAAGAAATAAACGTAAACAGTTTTAA
- the bshA gene encoding N-acetyl-alpha-D-glucosaminyl L-malate synthase BshA: MNIGIVCYPTYGGSGVVATELGKALAQEGHNVHFITYSQPTRLDFFNENLFYHEVDIQTYPLFQYPPYELALASKLVNVVKYEKLDILHVHYAIPHASAAYMAKQILATEGINIPVITTLHGTDITLVGKDPTYEPVVTFSINQSDGITAVSQDLKEDTYAHFNISKEIEVIPNFIDLDRFKKQKKDHFRRAICPENEALIIHTSNFRKVKRVQDVVKIFNNIRKVVPSKLLLVGDGPERTNTESLCRELGACNDIRFLGKLDAVEEILSVADLFIMPSEKESFGLAALEAMACEVPVLSTNAGGLPELNINGVTGFTCDVGDIEAMTGRALEILDPKNLGLFKKNALNRAKEFEIKNILPKYESFYERFLNKKTAV; the protein is encoded by the coding sequence ATGAATATTGGAATTGTATGTTACCCAACCTATGGAGGAAGTGGCGTTGTCGCTACCGAACTAGGTAAGGCGCTGGCACAGGAAGGTCATAATGTTCACTTTATAACTTATTCGCAACCAACTCGTCTGGACTTCTTCAATGAAAATTTATTTTATCACGAAGTCGATATACAAACATACCCCCTATTTCAATATCCTCCTTATGAACTTGCATTAGCCAGTAAGCTTGTAAATGTCGTTAAATATGAAAAATTAGACATTTTACACGTGCACTATGCGATACCTCATGCCTCTGCCGCTTATATGGCTAAACAGATCTTAGCAACTGAAGGAATCAATATTCCGGTAATAACTACACTACACGGCACTGATATTACGTTGGTGGGTAAAGATCCTACTTACGAACCTGTGGTTACTTTTTCTATAAACCAGTCTGATGGAATTACCGCTGTTTCCCAAGACCTGAAGGAAGACACCTACGCTCATTTTAATATTTCTAAAGAAATTGAAGTCATTCCTAACTTTATCGATCTTGATAGGTTTAAAAAACAGAAAAAAGATCATTTCAGAAGGGCAATTTGTCCTGAAAACGAAGCGTTAATTATTCATACATCCAATTTCAGAAAAGTAAAAAGAGTACAGGATGTGGTTAAAATATTCAACAATATTAGGAAAGTTGTTCCTTCAAAGTTATTATTAGTAGGAGACGGACCTGAAAGGACAAACACGGAAAGTTTATGCCGGGAATTGGGAGCTTGTAATGACATCAGGTTTTTAGGGAAACTTGATGCAGTTGAAGAAATACTTTCTGTTGCAGACCTTTTCATAATGCCAAGTGAAAAAGAAAGTTTTGGTCTGGCTGCATTAGAGGCAATGGCATGCGAAGTACCCGTTTTAAGTACAAATGCCGGAGGATTGCCTGAGCTTAATATAAATGGCGTTACCGGATTTACATGTGATGTTGGAGATATTGAGGCGATGACCGGAAGAGCACTCGAAATTCTTGATCCAAAAAACCTGGGTCTCTTCAAAAAGAATGCTCTTAACAGAGCAAAGGAATTCGAAATAAAAAATATATTGCCAAAATACGAATCTTTTTATGAACGGTTTTTGAATAAAAAAACTGCTGTATAA
- a CDS encoding PhoH family protein, with translation MAKKKSSPKKVFVLDTSVILYAHDAIMHFEEHDVAIPITVLEELDNFKKGNDSLNFEAREFIRLLDRLAKGHKLDEWIPLQPGKSSKKGKFKVLMDLDSKVNALRIFNDNKHDHQILNAALKLQESESDKQVIFITKDINLRLKAKSLELVAEDYETGKVSNLNTLYTGKKIYENVDNKYIDALHQNEHIPWEDIFDKKPVDNEFSILKSDSGSVLCYFNAETKCLEKVEKRPVYGIKPRNAEQTFAVHAILNPEIKLVSIQGIAGTGKTLLALAAALESRREFKQIYLARPIVPLSNKDIGYLPGDIKSKLNPYMEPLWDNLKFIQNQWNETDKEFIRITEMVNKEKLMITPLAYIRGRSFSNIIFIIDEAQNLTPHEIKTIITRAGENTKIIFTGDIRQIDTPYLDSQSNGMSYLIDRLKDHPLYAHVTLEKGERSELANLANEML, from the coding sequence ATGGCTAAAAAGAAATCTTCCCCTAAAAAAGTATTTGTCCTTGATACATCCGTAATCCTTTATGCTCATGATGCTATCATGCACTTTGAAGAACACGATGTCGCTATTCCGATCACTGTTCTGGAGGAGCTGGACAATTTCAAAAAAGGAAATGATTCATTGAATTTTGAAGCAAGAGAATTTATCAGGTTGCTGGATCGACTTGCCAAAGGTCATAAACTTGATGAATGGATACCTCTCCAGCCGGGAAAGAGTTCTAAAAAGGGAAAGTTTAAAGTACTCATGGACCTTGATAGCAAGGTTAACGCACTAAGAATTTTTAACGATAATAAACACGATCATCAAATATTAAATGCTGCATTAAAACTACAGGAATCAGAAAGCGATAAGCAGGTTATATTTATTACAAAAGATATTAATTTAAGACTGAAAGCCAAGTCACTGGAACTTGTCGCTGAAGATTACGAAACCGGGAAAGTATCTAATCTGAATACTTTATACACCGGAAAAAAAATCTATGAAAATGTAGATAATAAATATATCGATGCACTTCATCAAAATGAACATATCCCTTGGGAAGATATCTTTGATAAGAAACCGGTGGATAATGAATTTTCAATTTTAAAAAGTGATTCCGGCTCAGTACTATGCTATTTCAATGCGGAAACAAAATGCCTCGAAAAAGTTGAAAAAAGGCCTGTATATGGTATCAAGCCAAGAAATGCTGAGCAAACTTTCGCTGTGCATGCTATTCTGAATCCGGAAATTAAGCTGGTTTCCATCCAGGGAATTGCCGGTACCGGTAAAACGCTATTAGCATTAGCTGCAGCATTAGAATCAAGACGCGAATTTAAACAGATATACCTGGCCAGACCTATTGTGCCTCTCTCTAATAAAGACATCGGGTATTTGCCGGGAGATATTAAAAGTAAGTTAAACCCATATATGGAACCCCTGTGGGATAACCTTAAATTCATTCAAAATCAATGGAATGAAACAGATAAGGAATTTATCAGGATCACAGAAATGGTCAACAAAGAAAAGCTGATGATCACTCCGCTGGCTTATATACGCGGAAGGTCTTTCTCTAATATTATCTTTATTATTGACGAAGCTCAAAACCTGACTCCTCATGAAATCAAAACAATAATTACGAGAGCCGGAGAAAACACCAAAATTATTTTTACAGGTGATATCAGGCAAATTGACACTCCTTATCTTGATTCTCAAAGTAATGGTATGAGTTACCTGATCGATCGCTTAAAAGATCATCCTTTGTATGCTCATGTTACACTTGAAAAAGGAGAAAGATCAGAGCTTGCCAATCTCGCAAATGAGATGCTATGA
- a CDS encoding Rossmann-fold NAD(P)-binding domain-containing protein: protein MKKNSPVVAIAGCGWTGLPLGKKLSIDNYQVKGSVRHDEKITILNNAGITPYLMNLPDEVNKRFFTENDFLVISIPAGTKSGKGKLYLESIREIIKQLKLLSPGLSKVILLSSIGIYPHDEGQWTEDSGFELESDKQNIIRTAEKLIQENFENNLILRLGGLMGYDRYLAKYYLKKDILDIDPTPVNYVHRDDVIDVVIEGIQKDHRGIYNVVAPEHPPKYEVIQNSAHSKSVKLPPSGKKLTPESRTISGKKLMNEWDFGFKYPDPNRFWSN, encoded by the coding sequence TTGAAAAAAAATAGCCCGGTAGTAGCGATAGCAGGTTGTGGTTGGACTGGCTTACCTCTTGGTAAAAAACTATCTATAGATAATTACCAGGTTAAAGGCTCTGTCAGACATGATGAAAAAATTACCATCCTTAATAACGCTGGCATTACCCCTTACTTAATGAATTTACCTGATGAGGTAAATAAACGCTTTTTCACAGAGAATGATTTTCTGGTAATTTCAATTCCCGCTGGGACAAAATCGGGTAAGGGAAAATTATATCTCGAATCGATCAGGGAAATAATTAAACAGTTAAAACTATTAAGCCCCGGATTATCCAAAGTGATTTTACTTAGCTCAATTGGTATTTACCCTCACGATGAAGGGCAATGGACTGAAGATAGTGGTTTTGAGCTAGAATCAGATAAACAAAATATCATCCGAACTGCGGAAAAACTAATACAGGAAAATTTTGAAAATAATTTAATTCTGAGACTGGGAGGTTTGATGGGGTATGACAGGTATCTGGCTAAATATTACTTAAAAAAAGATATACTTGATATCGATCCAACTCCTGTAAATTATGTCCATCGTGATGATGTGATCGATGTGGTCATTGAAGGAATCCAAAAAGATCATCGTGGAATTTACAATGTGGTTGCGCCTGAACACCCTCCAAAATACGAAGTGATACAAAACAGCGCTCACAGCAAATCAGTCAAACTACCACCATCAGGTAAAAAATTAACTCCTGAAAGTCGCACGATCTCCGGTAAAAAACTAATGAATGAATGGGATTTCGGGTTCAAATACCCTGACCCTAACAGATTTTGGTCTAATTAA
- a CDS encoding sterol desaturase family protein has protein sequence MNDNAKTARKLDEHQQSAKMFENPVLERLRKSHIAVPISIFVIISIGLLVYATSTTSIPATTTIGLFFVGIFVFTLVEYVVHKEVYHAKTDSLLKQGHTFHHEYPKQRSFLAMPPIMSVITAIVLFLLFRLILNDYSFSFLAGFLLAYAGYLVIHAITHIYKPPKNFLKIWWKHHLVHHYNDKVNFGVTSPFWDHIFGTVEKK, from the coding sequence ATGAATGATAATGCTAAAACCGCCAGAAAGTTGGATGAGCACCAGCAATCTGCAAAAATGTTCGAAAATCCAGTACTCGAACGACTAAGGAAATCTCACATTGCTGTACCAATATCGATTTTTGTAATTATATCGATCGGACTTTTGGTATATGCAACTAGTACTACATCCATACCAGCTACTACCACTATCGGTTTATTCTTTGTTGGTATCTTTGTCTTTACCCTGGTTGAATACGTGGTTCACAAAGAAGTCTATCATGCTAAAACTGACTCGTTGTTAAAACAAGGACACACTTTTCATCATGAGTACCCTAAGCAAAGATCTTTTCTGGCTATGCCCCCTATTATGAGTGTGATAACAGCAATTGTATTATTCTTGTTATTCAGACTGATATTAAATGACTATAGCTTTTCGTTTCTTGCAGGATTTTTACTGGCTTATGCCGGGTATCTGGTTATTCATGCCATAACCCATATTTACAAACCACCAAAAAACTTTCTGAAGATCTGGTGGAAACATCACCTGGTTCATCATTACAACGACAAAGTTAATTTTGGGGTGACCTCTCCCTTCTGGGATCATATTTTTGGTACAGTTGAAAAAAAATAG
- a CDS encoding serine hydrolase domain-containing protein has product MHRLVETIINQPIEDFLYQNFYTPMGLGTTKYIASTLLNKEIIAPTAYDGKFRQTQIHGLVHDEGAALMGGVAGHAGLFSTAQELAVILQMNLNGGIYGGNRYLSQSTIQEFTSTHFEDNRRGLGWDKPADDDKYSPTSRYCSLETYGHNGFTGTTVWVDPEFDLVYIFLSNRIYPDASNWTLMRNDIRTRIQDVIYESIFSYEKFKS; this is encoded by the coding sequence ATGCACCGGCTGGTTGAGACAATAATTAATCAACCTATTGAGGATTTTCTTTACCAGAACTTTTATACCCCAATGGGGCTGGGAACTACCAAGTACATAGCATCTACTTTACTAAATAAGGAAATAATTGCTCCAACCGCTTATGATGGTAAATTCAGGCAAACCCAGATTCATGGGCTGGTACATGACGAAGGAGCAGCTTTGATGGGAGGCGTTGCCGGCCATGCCGGGCTCTTCTCAACTGCACAAGAATTGGCAGTAATACTGCAAATGAATCTAAATGGGGGTATTTATGGTGGCAACCGGTATTTAAGTCAGTCTACGATACAAGAATTTACAAGCACGCATTTTGAAGATAACAGAAGAGGATTAGGCTGGGACAAGCCGGCGGATGATGATAAGTATTCTCCGACCTCCAGATATTGTTCACTCGAAACTTACGGGCATAATGGATTTACCGGTACAACTGTATGGGTAGACCCGGAATTTGATCTTGTTTATATATTTTTAAGTAACCGGATTTATCCGGACGCATCTAACTGGACCTTAATGCGTAACGACATCCGAACACGCATCCAGGATGTCATTTATGAGTCAATATTCTCATATGAAAAGTTCAAAAGCTAA
- a CDS encoding P-loop NTPase family protein — MSYFDLAHDELLKINTLGELKKAGYKPRSIKDELRENLIIKLRNKEDVFEGIWGYEETVIPEIERAILSRHNINLLGLRGQAKTKIARQMVKLLDSVIPVVAGSEMNDDPMQPLSRKAKDLIAEHGDETPIFWLSREERYSEKLATPDVSVADLIGDVDPIKAASLKLPYSDERVIHFGIIPRSHRGIFVINELPDLQARIQVSLFNILQEGDIQIRGFKLRLPLDIQFVFTANPEDYTNRGSIVTPLKDRIGSQIITHYPKSIYISKHITAQEAKLSVDQQQKVVIPELIKDLVEQVAVEARQSEYVDVKSGVSARLTITAFENLASTAELRRLKSGEDQVTARIGDLSGIIPSITGKVELVYEGEQEGPGIVAQNLIGKAIRTQFTEYFPDPEQTRKLKEGNPYKSLTEWFGGGNKIDLLINASGKDYKETLEKVPGLKKLIEDNIKDIGETEKHLFMEFALHGLAEYSMLSKKQLIGGHSFGDLLSSMFSIDDFDKFEDDDI, encoded by the coding sequence ATGTCGTATTTCGATCTTGCTCATGATGAGCTATTGAAAATAAATACTCTTGGCGAACTTAAAAAAGCCGGCTATAAACCTCGTTCAATAAAAGATGAGTTACGAGAAAACCTAATCATAAAGCTAAGGAATAAGGAAGATGTATTTGAAGGTATTTGGGGATATGAAGAAACAGTTATTCCGGAGATTGAACGGGCTATTCTATCCAGACATAATATTAATCTTTTAGGATTAAGAGGTCAGGCAAAAACAAAAATTGCCCGGCAAATGGTCAAATTACTCGATTCGGTGATCCCTGTAGTTGCTGGTAGCGAAATGAATGACGATCCCATGCAACCACTAAGTCGAAAAGCAAAAGATTTAATAGCTGAGCATGGTGATGAAACTCCAATATTCTGGTTAAGCAGAGAAGAACGTTATAGTGAAAAATTAGCTACACCCGATGTATCAGTTGCTGATTTGATTGGTGATGTCGATCCTATAAAAGCAGCTTCACTTAAACTACCGTATTCTGATGAACGAGTAATCCATTTTGGTATCATACCACGGTCACACAGAGGAATCTTCGTAATAAACGAGCTCCCTGACCTACAGGCAAGGATACAGGTTTCTTTATTTAACATCCTTCAGGAAGGTGACATACAAATCAGAGGTTTTAAACTTCGATTACCACTCGACATACAATTTGTTTTTACTGCTAATCCGGAAGATTATACTAACAGGGGAAGTATAGTTACACCTTTAAAAGATAGAATTGGTAGTCAGATAATCACTCACTATCCTAAATCAATATATATTAGCAAACATATTACTGCTCAGGAAGCTAAGCTTTCGGTAGATCAACAACAAAAAGTTGTTATACCCGAGCTTATCAAAGATTTAGTTGAACAAGTTGCTGTTGAAGCAAGACAAAGCGAATATGTAGATGTAAAAAGTGGCGTCAGTGCAAGGTTAACAATAACTGCATTTGAAAACCTTGCCAGTACTGCAGAATTAAGACGATTAAAGTCGGGTGAAGATCAGGTCACGGCCAGAATAGGAGATCTTTCAGGAATTATACCATCAATCACTGGAAAAGTGGAGCTGGTTTATGAAGGTGAGCAGGAAGGTCCCGGAATTGTTGCTCAAAACCTGATTGGCAAAGCTATCAGAACCCAGTTTACTGAGTATTTTCCAGATCCTGAACAAACGAGAAAATTAAAGGAAGGTAATCCTTACAAATCACTCACTGAATGGTTTGGAGGTGGAAATAAAATTGATCTATTGATCAATGCTTCCGGAAAGGATTACAAAGAAACACTTGAAAAAGTTCCCGGTCTTAAAAAACTAATTGAAGACAACATAAAAGATATTGGTGAAACAGAAAAGCATCTGTTCATGGAGTTTGCCCTCCACGGTTTAGCTGAATACAGTATGCTAAGCAAAAAGCAACTTATTGGTGGTCATTCATTCGGAGATCTCCTTAGCAGTATGTTTAGCATTGACGATTTTGATAAATTTGAAGATGACGATATTTAA